A part of Phaenicophaeus curvirostris isolate KB17595 chromosome 29, BPBGC_Pcur_1.0, whole genome shotgun sequence genomic DNA contains:
- the LOC138732098 gene encoding scale keratin-like, whose product MSCYDVCAPKTGVAVPQPIAESCNELCARQCPDSTAFIQPPPVVVTFPGPILSSFPQQAVVGSSGAPAFGGNLGLGGLYGAGATLGSGGLCTPARPYLSPACSPCVLPRSSKKLWDTCGPC is encoded by the coding sequence ATGTCTTGCTACGACGTGTGCGCACCAAAAACCGGCGTGGCCGTGCCCCAGCCCATCGCTGAGAGCTGCAACGAGCTGTGTGCCCGCCAGTGCCCCGACTCCACAGCCTTCATCCAGCCTCCGCCCGTGGTTGTCACCTTCCCCggccccatcctcagctccttcccccagCAAGCCGTGGTGGGCTCCTCCGGAGCACCCGCCTTTGGGGGcaacctggggctggggggcctcTACGGGGCCGGGGCCACGCTGGGCTCGGGGGGCCTCTGCACCCCTGCCAGACCCTAcctttctcctgcctgcagcccttgcGTCTTGCCGCGCTCCAGCAAGAAGCTCTGGGACACCTGTGGGCCCTGCTAG